The following are from one region of the Advenella mimigardefordensis DPN7 genome:
- a CDS encoding Zn-dependent hydrolase: MDMNTHSSVGQINGARLWDSLMTLARIGGTEKGGVNRLALTELDKEGRNLFVQWATEIGCTIRVDELGNIFARREGTDPQLPPVMTGSHIDTQPTGGKFDGNYGVLAGLEVLRTLNDLQIKTLAPLEVVVWTNEEGSRFVPVMMGSGVYAGAFSAQTALQSTDTKGISVAAALADIGYDGAIPCRATPVKSYFEAHIEQGPVLEQRSHTIGVVTGALGQRWFDVQVQGVESHAGTTPMALRRDALLPAMRIMNEINEIGCRYGEDGRGTVGWVDVYPNSRNVIPGRVRFSVDLRALTDDDLSAMKADFQRYCDAMAGKYEVQIQVEEVVYFPPQAFAQTQVNAVENNAARLGYPHSRLVSGAGHDAVYLARICPAAMIFIPCKDGISHNEIEDALPEHVEAGCNVLLHCMLGEAGVA; this comes from the coding sequence GCAAGACTTTGGGACTCGCTCATGACGCTGGCTCGCATTGGTGGTACGGAAAAGGGCGGCGTTAACCGTCTGGCATTGACTGAGCTGGATAAGGAAGGTCGCAATCTGTTTGTGCAATGGGCAACGGAAATCGGCTGCACCATTCGCGTAGATGAACTGGGTAATATTTTTGCCCGCCGCGAAGGGACTGACCCGCAACTGCCTCCCGTCATGACCGGCAGCCATATTGATACACAGCCTACCGGTGGCAAGTTTGATGGCAATTATGGTGTCCTGGCCGGGCTTGAAGTGCTGCGCACACTGAATGATCTGCAGATCAAAACGCTGGCGCCGCTGGAGGTTGTCGTATGGACTAACGAGGAAGGCTCGCGCTTTGTCCCGGTCATGATGGGGTCGGGCGTATACGCCGGGGCATTTTCTGCGCAGACTGCATTGCAAAGTACGGATACGAAAGGCATTAGTGTTGCCGCTGCACTCGCTGACATTGGTTATGACGGTGCGATACCATGTCGTGCCACCCCGGTAAAAAGCTATTTTGAGGCTCACATTGAGCAGGGTCCGGTGCTGGAACAGCGCTCGCATACGATTGGCGTGGTCACGGGTGCACTGGGACAACGCTGGTTTGATGTTCAGGTACAGGGGGTAGAGTCGCACGCCGGCACGACACCCATGGCACTGCGCAGAGATGCGCTGCTGCCTGCAATGCGTATCATGAATGAAATAAATGAAATTGGCTGCCGCTACGGTGAAGATGGGCGTGGCACGGTTGGGTGGGTTGACGTGTATCCCAATTCACGGAATGTGATCCCCGGGCGGGTGCGGTTCTCTGTGGATCTGCGTGCACTGACCGACGATGATCTGTCGGCGATGAAGGCCGATTTTCAGCGCTACTGCGATGCCATGGCCGGCAAATATGAGGTACAGATTCAGGTAGAAGAGGTTGTTTATTTTCCTCCGCAGGCGTTTGCTCAGACTCAGGTCAATGCTGTGGAAAACAATGCTGCCCGGCTGGGCTATCCCCATTCCCGGCTGGTCAGCGGCGCAGGCCATGATGCCGTGTACCTGGCACGCATATGTCCGGCGGCGATGATATTCATCCCCTGCAAAGATGGTATCAGTCACAATGAAATCGAAGACGCCTTGCCAGAGCATGTGGAGGCCGGATGCAACGTATTGCTCCATTGCATGCTTGGCGAAGCCGGTGTGGCGTAA
- a CDS encoding amidase: MMEQYAFASITELARSLALSNVTAESLTTFFLNRIANLNPVLHAFVCVFPEQALAQARQSDERRQQGKALGMLDGIPLGIKDLCDIEGTITTCGSRQWETRISSGTADVVQRLQAHGAVIIGKTHTVEFAFGGWGTNPLQGTPRNPWDRNLHRVPGGSSSGSGVAVAAGLVPGALGTDTGGSVRIPAALNGITGLKTTVGLVNADGVFPLSRKLDSVGPMTRTADDAALLLQALTHAPGQEVQSVMYPGCDQADQLAGMRICVLPEEDYGVPVQRAVRLGLRDMARMVDMAGATIIREAPPFNFQQAMSDCGKLIAAEGWRVHRDYIQDPDMLFGPFVRDRLMSGKSISDMQYQDLLEAHQKMQAVWTQWMADKDALMLPTTPSSAIPLAQVDESVTPLGTFTRFVNWVKGCALALPAGFDQTNLPVSVQLTGKAGDEAKLLHIGSTIQSLTAWHSYTPVVG, translated from the coding sequence ATGATGGAACAGTACGCCTTTGCTTCAATCACTGAACTGGCCCGCAGTCTGGCCCTGAGCAATGTGACAGCCGAATCGTTGACGACATTCTTTTTGAATCGGATAGCCAACCTGAATCCCGTATTGCATGCATTTGTCTGTGTCTTTCCTGAACAGGCGCTGGCGCAGGCTCGCCAGTCCGACGAGCGGCGCCAACAGGGAAAGGCGCTGGGTATGCTTGACGGTATACCTTTGGGCATCAAAGACTTATGTGATATTGAAGGCACGATTACCACTTGCGGTTCCCGGCAATGGGAGACCCGGATCAGTAGCGGCACTGCCGATGTGGTACAGCGCCTGCAAGCCCATGGCGCAGTCATTATCGGCAAGACGCATACGGTAGAGTTTGCGTTCGGCGGATGGGGGACGAATCCTTTGCAGGGAACGCCTCGCAATCCCTGGGATCGCAATCTTCACCGTGTGCCCGGCGGCTCCTCCAGTGGATCGGGCGTCGCGGTTGCCGCCGGCCTGGTGCCGGGCGCACTGGGCACCGACACCGGCGGGTCGGTGAGAATTCCTGCCGCCCTCAACGGTATTACCGGCTTGAAAACGACGGTTGGTCTGGTTAATGCCGACGGTGTCTTTCCCCTGTCCCGTAAGCTCGATAGCGTTGGGCCCATGACCAGAACCGCAGATGACGCAGCCTTGTTGCTGCAAGCGCTGACCCATGCACCGGGGCAGGAGGTGCAGAGCGTGATGTACCCGGGGTGTGATCAGGCTGACCAGCTTGCCGGGATGCGGATATGTGTTCTGCCCGAAGAAGACTACGGTGTGCCGGTGCAGCGTGCCGTACGCCTGGGCTTGCGTGATATGGCCAGGATGGTCGACATGGCCGGTGCAACAATCATACGCGAAGCACCGCCGTTCAATTTTCAGCAGGCTATGAGCGACTGCGGAAAACTGATAGCCGCCGAAGGCTGGCGCGTGCATAGGGACTACATCCAGGATCCGGACATGCTTTTCGGGCCTTTTGTGCGAGATCGGCTAATGAGCGGGAAGAGCATATCGGATATGCAATATCAGGATTTACTGGAAGCCCATCAGAAGATGCAGGCAGTATGGACACAATGGATGGCCGACAAAGATGCCTTGATGTTGCCCACTACGCCTTCAAGTGCGATACCGCTGGCACAGGTGGACGAGTCTGTGACGCCGCTGGGCACTTTCACGCGCTTCGTTAACTGGGTGAAAGGTTGTGCGTTGGCACTGCCTGCCGGTTTTGACCAGACCAACCTGCCAGTCAGCGTACAGTTAACGGGCAAGGCCGGCGATGAGGCTAAGCTCCTGCACATTGGAAGTACCATTCAATCGCTGACCGCCTGGCATTCCTACACGCCGGTGGTAGGTTGA
- a CDS encoding porin — MKKTLLAAALTVGFAGVAHAETSVTLYGIVDAGIGYQQTKVTQGDAWTKTRDIGLINGVRNGNRWGLKGAEDLGNGTSAIFQLESGFDLGNGKSLQGNRLFGRYAYVGLTSANWGTLTLGRQNNVASDTVSSLNPFGVGYNQAGVLSGAFGASTYARMDNSIKYVTPDFSGFKFGIGYSGKNTKTTSSDGIDDFEQRDTSNWITTGLSYDNGPVSIGASYDRFRTDVRVANADDQKGTTHMWNLFGAYDFDVVKLYLGYGQVRGSMDNDVIVASGVGSTGLTGALNDFTSDANGFNYAETNGYRQQAWVVGVSAPVGDSGKIMASYQGSSTKNNDDDFDGVKGKLSIFSLGYEHKLSKRTTVYALASYGTGKLKFDNAENVKLKSTLVGVGLNHRF, encoded by the coding sequence ATGAAAAAGACTTTGCTTGCTGCAGCACTAACCGTCGGCTTTGCCGGCGTTGCCCACGCCGAAACTTCCGTAACCCTGTATGGTATTGTCGATGCCGGTATTGGCTATCAACAGACCAAAGTGACCCAGGGCGATGCCTGGACCAAAACGCGTGACATTGGCCTGATCAACGGTGTCAGAAACGGCAACCGCTGGGGATTGAAGGGTGCTGAAGACCTGGGCAACGGTACCAGTGCAATCTTCCAGCTGGAAAGCGGCTTCGATCTGGGCAATGGCAAATCCCTGCAGGGTAACCGTCTGTTTGGTCGTTATGCTTATGTTGGTCTGACCAGCGCCAATTGGGGTACGCTGACTTTGGGACGCCAAAACAACGTTGCGTCCGACACCGTCTCGTCGCTTAACCCCTTCGGCGTCGGCTATAACCAGGCTGGCGTGCTTTCAGGCGCATTTGGTGCGTCAACTTACGCCCGTATGGACAACTCGATCAAATATGTGACGCCTGATTTCTCGGGCTTCAAATTTGGCATTGGCTACTCTGGCAAAAACACCAAAACAACCAGCAGCGATGGCATCGATGATTTCGAGCAACGCGATACCTCCAACTGGATTACGACTGGTCTCTCTTATGATAACGGTCCTGTGTCTATCGGTGCTTCTTATGATCGTTTCCGCACAGATGTACGTGTGGCTAACGCAGACGACCAGAAAGGCACGACACATATGTGGAACCTGTTTGGCGCCTACGATTTTGACGTAGTCAAACTGTATCTGGGCTACGGTCAGGTTCGCGGTTCCATGGACAATGACGTCATTGTGGCCAGTGGCGTCGGCAGTACCGGTCTGACCGGTGCATTGAATGACTTTACGTCAGATGCCAATGGATTCAATTACGCTGAAACAAATGGCTACCGTCAACAGGCATGGGTAGTGGGCGTGTCTGCACCCGTCGGCGATAGCGGCAAGATCATGGCCTCCTATCAGGGCAGTTCTACCAAAAACAATGACGACGATTTTGACGGTGTAAAAGGCAAGCTGAGTATTTTCAGTCTGGGTTACGAGCACAAATTGTCCAAACGCACGACTGTTTATGCGCTCGCCTCTTACGGCACAGGCAAACTGAAGTTTGACAACGCAGAGAACGTCAAACTGAAATCAACCCTGGTGGGCGTTGGTCTGAATCATCGCTTCTGA
- the proP gene encoding glycine betaine/L-proline transporter ProP — protein MAESASASQQNQPLQIDDITVIDDTKLKKAVTAAALGNAMEWFDFGVYGFVAYALGKVFFPDASPAVQTIAALGTFSVPFLVRPLGGVFFGVMGDRFGRQKVLSLTIIIMAISTFCIGLIPSYATIGLWAPILLLLCKLAQGFSVGGEYTGAAVFVAEYAPDRRRGFLGSWLDFGSIAGFVLGAGLVVLLQTILKEPTFLEWGWRVPFFVAGPLGLLGLYLRHAAEETPAFTQQLEKMEKEDKDAIKEKPGVSFREIFSKYRKALLISIGVVLVTNITYYMLLTYMPTYLSSSLGYTEEHGVLIIVVVMIGMLFVQPVVGFFSDKIGRKPFLRLGSIGLLLLAVPSYHFIGSDNTGLIFLGLLFIAIVLNCMTGVMASTLPALFPTRIRYSALASSFNVAIIVAGLTPTIAAWLVEETGNLMMPAYYLMVAAVIGIITSFYLPETANKPLRGDTPTASNRREAKALLKEAYENIEQTVADVDEEITAMEEQLEALKARRQRLVDRHPHME, from the coding sequence ATGGCAGAGTCAGCTTCAGCATCACAGCAAAACCAGCCCTTGCAAATTGACGATATCACCGTCATTGATGACACCAAGCTCAAAAAGGCGGTAACTGCCGCGGCGCTTGGCAATGCGATGGAGTGGTTTGATTTCGGCGTCTATGGCTTCGTGGCCTATGCGCTGGGTAAAGTTTTTTTTCCGGACGCGTCGCCTGCCGTGCAGACGATTGCTGCATTGGGTACATTTTCTGTACCATTCCTGGTCCGCCCGTTGGGCGGCGTATTTTTTGGTGTCATGGGAGATCGTTTCGGGCGACAGAAAGTGCTGTCTCTGACGATTATCATCATGGCCATCAGCACTTTCTGCATCGGGTTGATACCGTCCTATGCAACCATCGGTCTGTGGGCGCCGATTCTGTTGCTGTTGTGCAAACTGGCCCAGGGCTTTTCTGTAGGCGGGGAGTATACGGGCGCGGCAGTCTTCGTGGCAGAATATGCCCCCGACCGGCGACGGGGGTTTCTGGGCAGTTGGCTGGATTTCGGCTCCATTGCCGGTTTCGTGCTGGGGGCAGGCTTGGTGGTGCTGTTACAAACTATCCTCAAGGAGCCGACCTTCCTGGAATGGGGCTGGCGTGTACCTTTCTTTGTGGCGGGCCCGTTAGGACTGCTGGGGCTTTATCTGCGGCATGCCGCCGAAGAGACGCCTGCTTTTACGCAGCAGCTGGAAAAGATGGAAAAAGAAGACAAGGACGCCATCAAGGAAAAACCAGGCGTTTCCTTTCGTGAGATTTTTTCCAAATATCGCAAGGCTTTATTGATCAGCATTGGTGTGGTTCTGGTAACCAATATCACTTATTACATGTTGCTCACCTATATGCCTACCTATCTGTCGAGCAGCCTGGGTTATACCGAAGAACACGGTGTGCTGATTATTGTGGTGGTGATGATCGGGATGCTATTTGTGCAGCCTGTCGTGGGCTTCTTCAGCGACAAAATAGGCAGAAAGCCCTTTCTGCGCCTTGGCAGCATTGGCTTGCTGTTGCTGGCCGTGCCTTCTTATCACTTTATTGGCAGTGACAATACCGGTCTGATTTTTCTTGGTCTTTTGTTTATTGCGATCGTACTCAATTGTATGACAGGCGTGATGGCATCGACATTGCCGGCGCTGTTTCCGACGCGTATCCGCTACAGCGCGCTGGCCAGTTCCTTTAATGTTGCCATTATTGTTGCAGGGCTCACGCCAACGATCGCCGCCTGGCTGGTAGAAGAAACCGGTAACCTGATGATGCCGGCCTACTATCTGATGGTTGCCGCCGTTATTGGAATCATTACCTCCTTTTATCTTCCCGAGACTGCGAATAAGCCATTGCGGGGTGACACGCCCACGGCATCCAACCGACGCGAGGCCAAGGCCCTGCTCAAGGAGGCATACGAGAACATTGAGCAGACGGTTGCCGATGTCGATGAGGAAATCACAGCAATGGAAGAACAGCTCGAAGCGCTCAAGGCGCGCCGCCAGCGACTGGTGGATCGTCATCCTCACATGGAGTAA
- a CDS encoding DUF2195 family protein: MKKSIVCSAILLAFAHGPAQAFSVPLRVSNALSACVNIHITDTSIHNNMVLASTTFQLNKSIAECGCRSALVGYDSMTSVNTAAQVLQKGLIGVSRSGNKTLVLASEQTLIADREILLQFHCAPDL; the protein is encoded by the coding sequence ATGAAGAAATCTATCGTTTGCTCCGCTATATTGCTGGCGTTCGCCCATGGGCCGGCACAGGCATTCAGTGTTCCGTTGCGGGTCAGCAACGCGCTGTCTGCATGTGTGAACATTCATATAACAGACACGTCTATACATAACAATATGGTGCTGGCCAGCACGACTTTTCAATTGAACAAGTCTATTGCAGAGTGTGGCTGCCGTTCCGCGCTGGTGGGTTATGACAGTATGACAAGTGTAAACACCGCAGCGCAGGTCTTGCAAAAGGGGCTGATCGGGGTGAGTCGTAGCGGCAACAAAACATTAGTACTGGCATCGGAACAGACGCTGATCGCCGATAGGGAAATACTGTTGCAATTTCATTGTGCGCCTGACCTGTAG